Proteins from a single region of Nitrospirota bacterium:
- the secA gene encoding preprotein translocase subunit SecA, with translation MIGTLLSKVFGTKNERELKRLWPLVERVNSLESPISALSEEELRKKSGEFRGRLGNGESLSDLLPEAFAVVREVSRRKLNMRHFDVQILGGVVLHEGKIAEMKTGEGKTLVATLPVYLNALEGKGVHVITVNDYLAKRDTQWMGPIYNFLGLSVGVIQHDVSFIFDPSYLSTDKRLDYLKPCSRQEAYSADITYGTNNEFGFDYLRDNMKYDISDYCQRELYYAIVDEVDSILIDEARTPLIISGPSEESTDKYYRIDKIIPGLRKDTDFTIDEKARTAVLTEEGNIKVERSLGAGNLYDPSNIELVHHVLQALKAHALFKRDVDYVVKDGEVIIVDEFTGRLMPGRRWSDGLHQAVEAKEGVRIESENQTLATITFQNYFRMYKKLAGMTGTADTEAEEFAKIYNLEVMVIPTNKPMIREDHPDMIYKTEKAKYNAVIHEIEELHAKGQPVLVGTISIEKSEYLSYLLKKKGIAHAVLNAKYHEREAEIIAQAGRSAAVTIATNMAGRGTDIVLGGNPEGLAREMLRDSQEYSEDDWKHTLSKADAICKQNRENVVSSGGLHILGTERHEARRIDNQLRGRSGRQGDAGSSRFYLSLEDDLMRIFGSDRISGLMGKLGMEEDIPIENKMITKAIENAQKRVEAHNFDIRKHLLEYDDVMNKQRSEIYSFRKEILQGENLKDRIMSMTDEVLDELLFIYCPSEKYIEEWDMKGLKDALFGVFSLSPELSPSNQESLRETLLSEVRRAYEKKETEVDSDVMRYLERVVLLQIIDTQWKDHLLAMDHLKEGIGLRGYGQKDPLVEYKKEAFDIFAEMSSRINTEVVRRIFKIQIEKKESIQREPAKQSRFSYNRGEGSGPAQAVRRGKKVGRNDPCPCGSGKKYKKCCGVNA, from the coding sequence ATGATTGGCACATTACTGAGTAAAGTATTCGGAACCAAGAATGAGCGCGAACTGAAACGATTGTGGCCGCTCGTCGAACGCGTTAATTCGTTAGAATCACCAATATCCGCCCTTTCTGAAGAGGAGTTAAGAAAAAAGTCAGGAGAATTCAGGGGGAGGCTTGGGAACGGAGAATCCCTGAGCGACCTTCTTCCCGAGGCCTTTGCCGTTGTTCGTGAAGTATCGAGAAGAAAACTGAATATGAGGCATTTTGATGTACAGATCCTCGGCGGCGTGGTTCTTCACGAAGGGAAAATAGCCGAAATGAAGACCGGTGAAGGAAAAACGCTTGTAGCCACCCTCCCCGTCTACCTCAATGCGCTTGAAGGAAAAGGGGTCCATGTGATCACTGTCAATGACTATCTTGCAAAAAGGGATACACAGTGGATGGGCCCAATCTATAACTTTCTTGGTCTTTCCGTGGGTGTTATTCAGCATGATGTCTCTTTCATTTTTGATCCTTCCTATCTCTCCACGGACAAGAGGCTTGATTATCTCAAACCCTGCTCCCGCCAAGAGGCATACTCTGCTGACATCACCTACGGAACAAACAATGAATTCGGGTTTGACTATCTTAGGGACAACATGAAATATGATATCTCTGACTACTGTCAGCGTGAGCTGTATTATGCCATTGTTGATGAGGTTGACAGTATCCTCATTGATGAAGCGAGAACCCCGCTCATTATTTCGGGACCTTCGGAGGAATCTACTGACAAATATTACAGGATCGACAAAATTATACCAGGCCTCAGGAAGGATACCGACTTTACGATTGATGAAAAGGCAAGAACAGCTGTTCTTACTGAAGAAGGAAATATTAAGGTTGAACGCTCCCTCGGTGCCGGAAATCTGTATGATCCCTCGAATATAGAACTCGTCCATCATGTCCTGCAGGCATTAAAGGCGCATGCCCTGTTCAAAAGGGATGTCGATTACGTTGTGAAGGACGGGGAGGTCATTATCGTGGATGAATTTACCGGCAGGCTTATGCCCGGTAGGCGCTGGTCCGACGGACTCCACCAGGCAGTTGAAGCAAAAGAAGGTGTCAGAATCGAAAGTGAAAATCAGACTTTGGCAACCATTACATTTCAGAACTATTTCAGGATGTACAAGAAGCTGGCGGGAATGACCGGTACGGCAGATACAGAAGCCGAGGAATTTGCAAAAATCTACAATCTTGAAGTTATGGTTATACCCACCAACAAGCCTATGATCAGGGAAGACCATCCTGATATGATCTATAAAACCGAGAAGGCAAAATACAATGCCGTGATACATGAAATTGAGGAGCTCCATGCAAAGGGCCAGCCTGTCCTTGTCGGAACAATTTCCATAGAAAAATCTGAGTACCTGAGTTACCTCCTGAAGAAGAAGGGCATTGCTCATGCGGTTCTGAATGCGAAATATCATGAGCGAGAGGCTGAAATTATTGCACAGGCAGGGAGATCCGCCGCAGTAACCATAGCCACAAATATGGCAGGAAGAGGAACTGATATCGTACTGGGGGGAAACCCTGAAGGACTTGCACGTGAAATGCTGAGAGATTCACAGGAATACTCTGAAGATGACTGGAAACACACTCTCTCAAAGGCCGATGCAATATGCAAACAGAACAGGGAAAACGTAGTATCTTCAGGGGGCCTTCATATCCTCGGAACTGAACGACATGAAGCGAGAAGGATTGACAACCAGTTGCGTGGCCGTTCAGGAAGGCAGGGAGACGCCGGTTCCTCCAGATTCTATCTCTCTCTTGAAGATGATCTGATGAGGATATTCGGGTCAGACAGAATCTCCGGACTCATGGGCAAACTCGGCATGGAAGAAGACATCCCGATTGAAAACAAGATGATCACTAAAGCGATAGAAAACGCCCAAAAACGTGTCGAAGCACACAATTTTGACATCAGAAAGCACCTTCTCGAATATGACGACGTAATGAACAAGCAGAGGTCAGAAATTTATTCTTTCAGAAAAGAGATACTCCAGGGTGAAAATCTCAAAGACCGCATAATGAGCATGACCGATGAGGTACTGGACGAATTGCTCTTTATTTACTGCCCTTCCGAAAAATATATTGAAGAATGGGACATGAAAGGTCTTAAGGATGCACTCTTCGGGGTGTTTTCTCTTTCGCCTGAGCTCTCACCCTCAAATCAGGAATCCCTCCGTGAAACCCTTCTTTCTGAAGTAAGACGTGCATACGAGAAAAAGGAGACTGAGGTTGACAGTGATGTCATGAGATATCTGGAAAGGGTAGTTCTTCTCCAGATAATCGATACTCAGTGGAAGGATCATCTTCTTGCCATGGATCATCTTAAGGAAGGAATAGGCCTAAGGGGATACGGACAAAAGGACCCTTTGGTTGAGTACAAAAAAGAGGCATTCGATATCTTTGCCGAAATGTCGTCAAGGATAAATACTGAAGTTGTCAGGAGGATCTTCAAAATACAGATTGAAAAAAAGGAGAGCATTCAGAGGGAACCTGCAAAACAGTCAAGGTTCAGTTATAACAGAGGTGAAGGGTCCGGGCCGGCTCAGGCGGTAAGACGCGGGAAAAAAGTAGGAAGAAACGACCCATGTCCATGCGGAAGCGGAAAAAAGTACAAAAAATGCTGCGGTGTGAATGCATAA